From Quercus lobata isolate SW786 chromosome 1, ValleyOak3.0 Primary Assembly, whole genome shotgun sequence, one genomic window encodes:
- the LOC115951250 gene encoding probable LRR receptor-like serine/threonine-protein kinase At1g06840 codes for MYQSKAWTFGLFIVAWLCHSLLLIGAQNPITNPEEVRALRAIKSSLIDPNGNLSNWDQGDPCTSIWTAVFCYNTTLDDGYLHVQRLVILHMNLSGTLSPELGRLLNLKILDFMWNNISGSIPKEIGSITSLELLLLNGNQLTGPLPEELGYLPNMDRIQIDQNQISGPLPKSFANLNKTKHFHMNNNSISGQIPPELSRLPSLVHLLLDNNNLSGYLPEEFFKLPNLRILYGFLMKLSASLYWASIKMFVLIVLTNVTDGANSPSSGLSKGALAGLVLGTIAGAVTLSAVVILLIMRMHVGNYHSLPRRHHLSTRSIKIVGLKDFTYREMAVATNNFEKSTQIGEGGYGKVYKGILADGTVVAIKRAQEGSLQGVKEFLTEIEFLSRLHHQNLVSLIGYCDEEGEQMLVYEFMSNGTLRDHLFAKCKEPLSFTMRLRIALGLAKGILYLHTEANPSIFHRDIKASNILLDSKYMAKVADFGLSQLALVPDIEGTVPAHVSTVVKGTPGYLDPEYILTRKLTDKSDVYSLGVVFLELLTGKQPISHGKNIVREVNVECKSGMIFSVIDGRMGSYPPECVVKFLNLALKCCEDETDARPSMAEVDRELESIWHLMSDSYIRSAGPMVTNAEKDATPLSSSSIVKDSYVSSEISAIELVSGVIPSTTL; via the exons ATGTATCAGTCAAAAGCTTGGACGTTTGGATTATTTATTGTTGCATGGTTGTGTCATTCTTTGCTTCTCATCGGAGCTCAGAATCCGATTACCAACCCCGAAGAAG TGAGGGCTTTGAGGGCCATCAAGAGCAGTTTGATAGATCCTAATGGGAATCTGAGTAATTGGGATCAAGGAGACCCATGTACATCAATTTGGACAGCGGTTTTTTGCTACAATACAACATTAGACGATGGATATCTACATGTTCAACGatt GGTAATACTGCATATGAATTTGTCTGGAACTTTATCACCAGAGCTTGGCCGcttattaaatttgaaaatatt GGATTTTATGTGGAACAACATCAGTGGGAGTATACCAAAGGAGATAGGCAGTATTACCTCTTTGGAACTCTT GCTTTTGAATGGAAACCAATTAACAGGTCCCTTACCAGAAGAGCTTGGTTATCTTCCAAACATGGACAGAATACAAATTGACCAAAACCAAATATCGGGGCCACTACCTAAATCATTTGCAAACTTGAATAAAACGAAGCACTT TCACATGAACAACAATTCGATCAGTGGGCAAATCCCGCCTGAGTTATCCAGATTACCAAGTCTTGTTCACTT GCTTCTCgataataacaacttatcaggATATCTTCCAGAAGAGTTCTTCAAACTGCCAAATTTACGGATACTGTATGGTTTCCTTATGAAATTATCAGCTTCACTCTACTGGGCTTCCATAAAGATG TTTGTGCTCATAGTTCTTACCAATGTCACAGATGGTGCCAACTCTCCAAGTTCTGGTTTAAGCAAAGGTGCACTGGCTGGCCTAGTACTGGGAACCATTGCAGGTGCAGTTACATTGTCTGCAGTTGTTATTCTTCTGATAATGAGAATGCATGTGGGGAATTACCATTCACTTCCaagaagacatcatt TGTCTACACGCTCCATAAAAATTGTTGGGTTGAAGGATTTCACTTATAGAGAAATGGCCGTAGCTACAAACAACTTTGAAAAGTCCACACAGATTGGAGAAGGAGGGTATGGTAAGGTTTATAAAGGCATTCTAGCTGATGGTACAGTTGTGGCCATAAAACGTGCACAAGAGGGATCCTTACAGGGTGTAAAGGAGTTCTTGACAGAGATAGAATTTTTGTCAAGGTTACATCATCAAAACCTTGTGTCTTTGATTGGATATTGTGATGAAGAAGGTGAACAG ATGTTGGTCTATGAGTTTATGTCAAATGGTACTTTAAGGGATCACCTTTTTG CTAAGTGTAAAGAACCTCTGAGTTTTACAATGAGATTGAGAATTGCCCTGGGATTGGCCAAGGGCATCCTCTATCTACATACTGAAGCCAATCCTTCTATATTTCACCGAGATATCAAGGCTAGCAACATATTATTGGACTCTAAGTATATGGCAAAAGTTGCTGATTTTGGACTTTCACAACTTGCACTAGTTCCAGATATTGAAGGGACAGTGCCTGCTCATGTATCCACTGTTGTGAAGGGGACGCCG GGTTACCTTGATCCAGAGTATATCTTAACTCGTAAACTAACAGACAAGAGTGATGTTTATAGCCTTGGTGTTGTATTTCTTGAACTGTTGACTGGGAAGCAGCCAATCTCTCATGGCAAAAACATTGTTAGAGAG GTTAATGTTGAGTGTAAATCTGGTATGATCTTTTCGGTCATTGATGGGCGAATGGGATCTTATCCTCCTGAATGTGTggtgaaatttttaaatttggctCTCAAGTGTTGTGAAGATGAGACAGATGCTAGACCTTCAATGGCAGAGGTGGATCGAGAACTTGAAAGTATATGGCATCTGATGTCTGATTCTTACATTAGATCAGCAGGTCCTATGGTGACTAATGCTGAAAAGGACGCGACTCCACTATCATCATCCTCCATAGTGAAGGATTCTTATGTGTCGTCAGAGATATCTGCCATTGAACTTGTTAGTGGAGTCATTCCATCCACTACACTTTGA